The Gemmatimonadota bacterium DNA segment TCGGCGATTGATCAACTCACACTACGGGTCAAGTCCACTTTTTGATCGGCCAGATACACAGACTCTTGTTGACTGCCCCACCGACGATTGGGGTTTTGCCGCTCTTTGCGCGTGTATCTATCCCCGGCTAAGCGGGTCACTTCCTGCTGCAATTCTTCTGCCACGGCGTCTAATCCTAATGGGATCAAGGCCTGGATCAGAGCGATGCGTGTATCCATTGCGGTCATCTCTTCTTCTGTGGGTGTCTGTGGCGTTGCATCGTCTTTGTGGATAGCCTTGACTTTGGGGGCTTTGTGCGATTTTTCATCACGGGCTCCTTTGGTTGAGGACACAGCGTTTTCGGGATGGAAACTACTGTATCCAATTTACATTGGAGCCTCTACTATTTCAACTAACATAGGCACAATACCGTAGGGTATATTCAAAAGACTTAACCCTCCAAAGGAATCGAACGACTAAATGATGCTATTCCCAAGACCAAACACTACCTCAAAACCGATAAATTGGAGCTAAAATGGCTTTAGGCATTAAAGATACTGTTAAATCGCTGTCGTTCTCACCGAGTACACCCATTGACCTATCTCCTGATGGCATATGGGTTGCATATACCATACAAGATCCATTTAGGAGGGAGTCTCCAGGCGACAATAGATATAGCTTTTTCAGCCGCTCAGGCACTCCCAAACTAAGAGTTGGTTGTGATGTCTGGATCACCAACACGTCATCTGGCGAATCGAGGTGTTTGACCCAAGGGAAGGGCAGTAGCTGGGGACCTGTTTGGTCACCCAATGGGGATTACCTTGCTTTTTTCTCGGACCGAGATGGCCAAGCGCAGCTCTGGGTTTGGGAAAGATCATCTGATAGATTGAGGCGCAGATCAGACGTTATCGTTCGTTCCTACTATGGTTCCGAAGTTGTTCGTTGGATGCCAGATAGCCAGAAGATTCTCTGCAAAGTCTTGCCAGAAGGCATGACCCTTGAAGATGGCTTCGATCTCATCATAAGTCATTCAAGACAGATGGATGAAAAAAAAAGTAACCTTCAGTCTTCAGTTATTGTTTACCATTCACCTAAAGTACTCGGAATGCTTGACCCTCCGAGACTCCCGAAGAACAATGTACAGAACGTTGCTGTCACTAATATTTATCTTTCTGATCTTGCTATAGTTAACGTTTTTACGGGAAAAGTAGAGCGTATCGCATGCCAGATGAAAATAATCGGGTACTGGATATCACCCGACGGCACAAAGGTCGCCTGTACGGTCTTGAAAGAGGACTCCGGATCGGGTCCGGAGTCCTCCACCTATGATCTTCTCATTATTTTTCTGTCTAATAAACAAATTAAGGTTGTTGCGTCAGAGATCCAGCAGACCCGAGGAATTTCCGTCAGTTGGTCCCCAGATGGTAAGCTACTAAGTTACATATCAAGGGGAAATTGTTTCATTGTGTCTGCCAGCGAGGGGAAGCCACGAAATTTAACTAAGGGATCACATTCCGATTTTTACCACACCTACCGTCCACCTTTATGGGACGCTGAGGGGAAAAATCTGTACTTCCTTGTTTCTGACACACTATGGCGTATTTCAGTATTGGATGCAACCGTAGTGCCTGTTACACATATCTCGGATCGAGAATTGGTGGAGGTGGTCTCTCCGATCGAAGGAGGACGCTTCTGGTCTCCTCAAGAAGAAAAGTCACTGTTTCTAATTACTCAGCACCAAGAAACCAAACGTGTCGGAATCTATAAAGTGAATCTTACCACGGGGCTATCGTCAAAGGT contains these protein-coding regions:
- a CDS encoding prolyl oligopeptidase family serine peptidase produces the protein MALGIKDTVKSLSFSPSTPIDLSPDGIWVAYTIQDPFRRESPGDNRYSFFSRSGTPKLRVGCDVWITNTSSGESRCLTQGKGSSWGPVWSPNGDYLAFFSDRDGQAQLWVWERSSDRLRRRSDVIVRSYYGSEVVRWMPDSQKILCKVLPEGMTLEDGFDLIISHSRQMDEKKSNLQSSVIVYHSPKVLGMLDPPRLPKNNVQNVAVTNIYLSDLAIVNVFTGKVERIACQMKIIGYWISPDGTKVACTVLKEDSGSGPESSTYDLLIIFLSNKQIKVVASEIQQTRGISVSWSPDGKLLSYISRGNCFIVSASEGKPRNLTKGSHSDFYHTYRPPLWDAEGKNLYFLVSDTLWRISVLDATVVPVTHISDRELVEVVSPIEGGRFWSPQEEKSLFLITQHQETKRVGIYKVNLTTGLSSKVLEEDAKFGSPAIYMIDVSDDSQQVVYTRQDAQRCEDIWIAGIDFRDPRRLTNINPSICRATLGTNRLIEWRDMEGQTLRGALLFPPNYETGKQYPLVVYVYGGSWMSSKINTFGLEGPGVYNLQLLATRGYVVLCPDAPLQVGTPMQDIAKTVLPGVNKAVEMGIADPDRLGVIGHSYGGYSTLALVTQTTCFKAAVISGGYSNLISMYNSMRKDGSTYGIPWAEEGQGRMGGTPWRFRNRYIENSPIFYFDRVQTPLLVIHGALDYAVPSFLADEVFVALRRLGKQVAYAKYEGELHAPSEWGYANQIDYWKRIIVWFDRYLKIPK